In Streptomyces sp. SN-593, a single genomic region encodes these proteins:
- a CDS encoding alpha-L-rhamnosidase C-terminal domain-containing protein: MRAGLGGAALAAAGLTFGAAGTAAADSAGHGAPQGTTDWQRYVQGPTSRTVRPVSVLRSSGAVTDPKALLAPGGGVTRLSRPQPPQPPRWPAGTTAAASSSHAPNSGDDGRPRTYDAANAIDGDPDTFWNDDTIAAYPDTLTVTTAAPLSLPGVTLLSDADGVPTDFTVETWDGSAWQPAATVTGNTSVRRAVPFAATVSTTRVRINVTADQSTPQGEFTRINEVYPGLLPDDDVPRVVVDFGKVVVGYPHVRFSSASDNSPGVRLAFSETVQFLTDRSDFTRADQSGVASQGTDQFAVPAGGADWKDTKGYQSGTQVYADGLHGFRYLQISLDALASDAPAAQPWGEVSVDEVWLEFTAYLGTPDSYSGWFLSADDDLNRYWYGAAYTNELVTDTFRSDDIDPRGADSPTLDGKLVLQDGAKRDRDPYVGDLAVSARTLYLTHDDAAAAARNVLADLADHQRSDGWIPPASINGYTLPLFDYPLWWVTCSWDYVLHTGDRAYASGYYPHLTKVLDSWYPSVTDGDGLLSKGLNGTSGYGDYAFLGRSGQITYYNANYVQALTDAASIAAYLGNSADAARWSTRASTVAAAINAHLWDAAAGAYLDSSSGPARHAQDGNAIAITAGVADAGRAASALAHLDATTVLPYGNAFMDNDTIFDGASQRVYAFTSYPELVARFRSGRADSALDQIRRTYGWMDTHDPGITSWEGIGPDGSLYEGAYTSMAHGWSTGVVPALTNELLGIRPAAPGFTTWSVRPRPGSVAWARGQVPTPRGPLGVDWQHSGQGAFALTVRVPRGTRGSVAVPTDGRTVSVHVDGRVAWNGRKAKAYAARAEDGYVTLDGLTAGTRTVAVHPAA, from the coding sequence ATGAGGGCCGGACTCGGCGGCGCCGCGCTGGCGGCCGCCGGGCTCACCTTCGGCGCGGCCGGGACCGCCGCCGCCGACAGCGCCGGACACGGCGCGCCGCAGGGCACCACCGACTGGCAGCGCTACGTCCAGGGCCCGACCAGCCGCACTGTGCGGCCGGTGTCCGTGCTGCGCAGCAGCGGCGCCGTGACCGACCCGAAGGCGCTGCTGGCCCCCGGCGGCGGCGTCACCCGGCTCAGCCGCCCGCAGCCGCCCCAGCCGCCGCGCTGGCCGGCCGGCACCACGGCCGCCGCCTCCTCCTCGCACGCCCCCAACAGCGGTGACGACGGCCGGCCGCGCACCTACGACGCCGCCAACGCGATCGACGGCGACCCCGACACGTTCTGGAACGACGACACCATCGCGGCCTACCCGGACACCCTGACCGTCACCACCGCCGCGCCGCTGTCCCTGCCGGGCGTCACGCTGCTGTCCGACGCCGACGGCGTGCCCACCGACTTCACCGTGGAGACCTGGGACGGCTCCGCCTGGCAGCCGGCCGCCACCGTCACCGGCAACACCTCCGTGCGGCGCGCCGTGCCGTTCGCCGCCACGGTCTCCACCACCCGGGTCCGGATCAACGTCACGGCCGACCAGAGCACCCCCCAGGGCGAGTTCACCCGGATCAACGAGGTGTACCCGGGGCTGCTGCCCGACGACGACGTGCCGCGCGTGGTGGTGGACTTCGGCAAGGTCGTGGTGGGCTACCCGCACGTCAGGTTCAGCTCGGCCTCGGACAACTCCCCCGGCGTGCGGCTGGCGTTCTCCGAGACCGTCCAGTTCCTCACCGACCGCAGCGACTTCACCCGGGCCGACCAGTCCGGAGTGGCCTCGCAGGGCACCGACCAGTTCGCGGTGCCGGCCGGCGGCGCCGACTGGAAGGACACCAAGGGCTACCAGTCCGGCACCCAGGTCTACGCCGACGGCCTGCACGGCTTCCGCTACCTCCAGATCAGCCTGGACGCGCTCGCCTCCGACGCGCCGGCCGCGCAGCCGTGGGGCGAGGTGTCCGTCGACGAGGTGTGGCTGGAGTTCACCGCCTACCTCGGCACCCCCGACTCCTACAGCGGCTGGTTCCTCAGCGCCGACGACGACCTCAACCGCTACTGGTACGGCGCCGCCTACACCAACGAGCTGGTCACCGACACCTTCCGGTCCGACGACATCGACCCGCGCGGCGCCGACAGCCCCACCCTGGACGGCAAGCTGGTCCTCCAGGACGGCGCCAAGCGCGACCGGGACCCCTACGTCGGCGACCTCGCGGTGTCCGCCCGCACCCTCTACCTGACCCACGACGACGCGGCGGCCGCCGCCCGCAACGTGCTCGCCGACCTCGCCGACCACCAGCGCTCCGACGGCTGGATACCGCCGGCGTCGATCAACGGCTACACCCTCCCGCTCTTCGACTACCCGCTGTGGTGGGTGACCTGTAGCTGGGACTACGTCCTGCACACCGGCGACCGCGCCTACGCCAGCGGCTACTACCCGCACCTGACGAAGGTCCTCGACTCCTGGTACCCGTCGGTGACCGACGGCGACGGGCTGCTCAGCAAGGGCCTGAACGGCACGTCGGGGTACGGCGACTACGCCTTCCTCGGCCGCTCCGGACAGATCACCTACTACAACGCCAACTACGTCCAGGCGCTCACCGACGCCGCCTCGATCGCCGCCTACCTCGGCAACTCCGCCGACGCGGCCCGCTGGAGCACCCGGGCGTCCACCGTCGCCGCCGCGATCAACGCGCACCTGTGGGACGCCGCCGCCGGCGCCTACCTGGACTCCTCCAGCGGCCCGGCCCGGCACGCCCAGGACGGCAACGCCATCGCGATCACCGCCGGCGTCGCCGACGCCGGCCGGGCCGCCTCCGCCCTAGCCCACCTGGACGCCACCACGGTGCTGCCGTACGGCAACGCCTTCATGGACAACGACACGATCTTCGACGGCGCCTCCCAGCGGGTCTACGCCTTCACCTCCTACCCGGAGCTGGTCGCGCGCTTCCGCTCCGGCCGGGCGGACTCCGCGCTGGACCAGATCCGCCGCACCTACGGCTGGATGGACACCCACGACCCGGGCATCACGAGCTGGGAGGGGATCGGCCCGGACGGCTCGCTGTACGAGGGGGCCTACACGAGCATGGCGCACGGCTGGTCCACCGGCGTGGTGCCGGCGCTCACCAACGAGCTGCTCGGCATCCGTCCGGCCGCACCGGGCTTCACCACCTGGTCGGTACGGCCGCGGCCCGGCTCGGTCGCCTGGGCGCGCGGCCAGGTACCCACCCCGCGCGGCCCGCTCGGCGTGGACTGGCAGCACTCCGGCCAGGGCGCCTTCGCCCTGACGGTGCGGGTGCCGCGCGGCACCCGCGGCAGCGTCGCCGTACCCACCGACGGACGGACCGTCAGCGTGCACGTGGACGGCAGGGTGGCCTGGAACGGCAGGAAGGCCAAGGCGTACGCCGCCCGGGCCGAGGACGGCTACGTCACGCTGGACGGGCTGACCGCGGGCACCCGGACGGTGGCGGTGCACCCGGCCGCCTGA
- a CDS encoding GH92 family glycosyl hydrolase, producing the protein MRSGRSRRTLARSLLAAAVSMALTVPAAGLAHAAGSGSHGAGDTPAPAFTTSFESGQAQPTWTSTSETDAKGKAWVSGVTAGTVPVLAGSIKDQIAKVTANSDNPPNETADKAADEDSNTKWLTFATTGWLQYQLTGDVTVKKYALTSANDSPDRDPKNFELQGSDDGSTWTTVDTESGQTFANRYQSEIYEVAHPGAYSYYRLKVTANSGNTGATQLADLILSDGSAAPTPVAGMTTDVGSGPSSGPDIKANVGFTGAKALEYAGTHTASGAVQAWNKLYSVHIPVKSDTQLSYDIFPELTGGDLKYPSTYASIDLHFTDGTYLSQLRKSAQDVNGVALTPRAQGDSKILYASQWNAVAASVGKVAAGKTIDRILLGYDDPAGSNAEGAATQFKGWIDDLTIGAAPAANTSASYVDHVDTRRGTNSSGSFSRGNNLPLTAVPNGFNFFTPVTDAGSDSWEYSYAAQNNADNLPTLQALGISHEPSPWMGDRDLFQVMPSTATGTPDLDRTKRALPFKHSDEVAQPDYYGVTFTNGLKAEIAPADHSAILRFTFPGDTGDLLFDNIDNNGGLTLDAANGTLDGYADHKSGLSTGASRMYIHAEFDRTPGTAAKTTGAGRDNVTGYAQFDTSGNKVVTMRVATSFISAAQAKKNLDQEIPQGTSFDTVKNRAAQAWNAKLGKVQVQGASDDQLTTLYSDLYRMNLYPNSASENTGTNAHPVWQYASAFSPQGTSTATQTGAKVVDGQVYVNNGFWDTYRTEWPAYSLLESDTAGKLANGFVQQYEDGGWTARWSSPGYADLMTGTSSDVAFADAYAKGVTGFDAKAAYEAAVKNATTVSPISGTGRKGIDTSVFTGYTNTSVDGSVSWSLDGYVNDYGIGTMAAKLAKAPGTSKADRERYQEESAYFLARAQNYTTIFNQNVGFFEGRNADGSWRVADSAYDPKTWGYEYTESNGWNYAFTVPQDPAGLASLYGGQKNMEKKLDTFFSTQETAQGDTGSYGGTIHEMIEARDVRMGELGMSNQPSYGIPYMYDYAGAPAKTQATVREIEQRLFTGSSIGQGYPGDEDNGATSTWQIFSALGFYPLQTGSGNYEIGSPLFTKATIHLDNGKTITVNAKNNSRSNVYVQSLKVNGKAYDKVYLTQDQLANGATLDFTMGSKPSNWGTGSKAVQTSLTPAGGTPKPLADTTGAGLGTASAADGTAVAGLFDNTSKTAVTFPSATPQVTYAYQGSGKAAEQKATFYTLTSGSTAAQDPKSWQLQGSDDGGKHWKTVDTRSGQTFDDRLQTRPFEIAHPGAYSSYRLVVTANNGGTSTTLSEVELLATSTGTGH; encoded by the coding sequence ATGAGAAGTGGCCGATCCCGCCGCACGCTCGCCAGATCACTGCTGGCAGCCGCGGTGTCCATGGCCCTGACCGTGCCCGCCGCCGGCCTCGCGCACGCCGCGGGCAGCGGCTCGCACGGCGCGGGCGACACCCCCGCCCCGGCGTTCACCACCTCCTTCGAGTCCGGGCAGGCGCAGCCGACCTGGACGAGCACCTCGGAGACCGACGCCAAGGGCAAGGCGTGGGTGTCCGGCGTCACCGCCGGCACCGTGCCGGTGCTGGCCGGCAGCATCAAGGACCAGATCGCCAAGGTCACGGCCAACTCCGACAACCCGCCCAACGAGACGGCCGACAAGGCCGCCGACGAGGACTCCAACACCAAGTGGCTGACCTTCGCCACCACCGGCTGGCTCCAGTACCAGCTCACCGGTGACGTCACCGTCAAGAAGTACGCGCTGACCTCGGCCAACGACAGCCCGGACCGCGACCCGAAGAACTTCGAGCTCCAGGGCTCGGACGACGGCTCCACCTGGACCACCGTCGACACCGAGAGCGGCCAGACGTTCGCCAACCGCTACCAGTCGGAGATCTACGAGGTCGCCCACCCCGGCGCCTACAGCTACTACCGGCTGAAGGTGACGGCCAACAGCGGCAACACCGGCGCCACGCAGCTCGCCGACCTGATCCTCTCCGATGGCTCGGCCGCCCCGACGCCGGTGGCCGGCATGACCACCGACGTGGGCAGCGGCCCGTCCTCCGGGCCGGACATCAAGGCGAACGTCGGCTTCACCGGCGCCAAGGCGCTGGAGTACGCCGGCACGCACACCGCCTCCGGCGCGGTTCAGGCGTGGAACAAGCTCTACAGCGTGCACATCCCGGTGAAGAGCGACACGCAGTTGTCGTACGACATCTTCCCGGAGCTGACCGGCGGGGACCTGAAGTACCCCAGCACGTACGCCTCGATCGACCTGCACTTCACCGACGGCACCTACCTGAGCCAGTTGCGCAAGAGCGCGCAGGACGTCAACGGCGTGGCGCTCACCCCGCGCGCGCAGGGCGACTCGAAGATCCTCTACGCCTCGCAGTGGAACGCGGTCGCCGCGTCCGTCGGCAAGGTCGCCGCGGGCAAGACCATCGACCGCATCCTGCTCGGCTACGACGACCCGGCCGGCAGCAACGCCGAAGGCGCCGCCACCCAGTTCAAGGGCTGGATCGACGACCTGACGATCGGCGCGGCCCCCGCGGCGAACACCTCCGCGAGCTACGTCGACCACGTCGACACCCGGCGCGGCACCAACTCCTCCGGGTCGTTCTCCCGCGGCAACAACCTGCCGCTGACCGCGGTGCCGAACGGCTTCAACTTCTTCACCCCGGTCACCGACGCGGGCTCGGACAGCTGGGAGTACAGCTACGCCGCCCAGAACAACGCCGACAACCTGCCCACGCTCCAGGCGCTCGGCATCAGCCACGAGCCCAGCCCGTGGATGGGCGACCGCGACCTGTTCCAGGTGATGCCCTCCACGGCGACCGGCACCCCGGACCTGGACCGCACCAAGCGCGCGCTGCCCTTCAAGCACTCCGACGAGGTGGCCCAGCCCGACTACTACGGCGTGACCTTCACCAACGGCCTCAAGGCCGAGATCGCGCCCGCCGACCACTCGGCGATCCTCCGCTTCACCTTCCCGGGCGACACCGGTGACCTGCTGTTCGACAACATCGACAACAACGGCGGCCTGACCCTCGACGCCGCCAACGGCACCCTCGACGGCTACGCGGACCACAAGAGCGGGCTGTCCACCGGCGCCAGCCGGATGTACATCCACGCCGAGTTCGACCGGACGCCCGGCACCGCCGCCAAGACCACCGGCGCCGGCCGCGACAACGTCACCGGGTACGCGCAGTTCGACACCTCCGGCAACAAGGTGGTGACCATGCGCGTGGCCACCTCCTTCATCAGCGCCGCCCAGGCGAAGAAGAACCTGGACCAGGAGATCCCGCAGGGCACCTCCTTCGACACGGTGAAGAACCGCGCCGCGCAGGCGTGGAACGCCAAGCTCGGCAAGGTCCAGGTGCAGGGCGCCAGCGACGACCAGCTCACCACGCTCTACTCCGACCTGTACCGGATGAACCTGTACCCGAACTCCGCCTCGGAGAACACCGGTACCAACGCCCACCCGGTGTGGCAGTACGCCAGCGCGTTCTCGCCGCAGGGCACCAGCACGGCCACCCAGACCGGCGCCAAGGTCGTCGACGGCCAGGTCTACGTCAACAACGGTTTCTGGGACACCTACCGCACCGAGTGGCCGGCCTACTCGCTGCTGGAGTCCGACACCGCGGGCAAGCTCGCGAACGGCTTCGTGCAGCAGTACGAGGACGGCGGCTGGACCGCCCGCTGGTCCTCGCCCGGCTACGCCGACCTGATGACCGGCACCAGCTCCGACGTCGCCTTCGCCGACGCCTACGCCAAGGGCGTCACCGGCTTCGACGCCAAGGCCGCCTACGAGGCGGCGGTGAAGAACGCCACCACCGTCTCGCCGATCTCCGGCACCGGCCGCAAGGGCATCGACACCTCCGTCTTCACCGGCTACACCAACACCTCGGTGGACGGCAGCGTCTCCTGGTCGCTCGACGGCTACGTCAACGACTACGGCATCGGCACCATGGCGGCGAAGCTCGCCAAGGCGCCCGGCACCTCGAAGGCCGACCGCGAGCGGTACCAGGAGGAGTCGGCGTACTTCCTGGCCCGCGCGCAGAACTACACCACGATCTTCAACCAGAACGTGGGCTTCTTCGAGGGCCGCAACGCCGACGGCTCCTGGCGCGTCGCGGACTCCGCCTACGACCCCAAGACCTGGGGCTACGAGTACACCGAGTCCAACGGCTGGAACTACGCCTTCACCGTGCCGCAGGACCCGGCCGGCCTGGCCTCGCTGTACGGCGGCCAGAAGAACATGGAGAAGAAGCTCGACACGTTCTTCTCCACGCAGGAGACCGCCCAGGGCGACACCGGGTCCTACGGCGGCACCATCCACGAGATGATCGAGGCCCGTGACGTCCGGATGGGCGAGCTGGGCATGAGCAACCAGCCCTCCTACGGCATCCCGTACATGTACGACTACGCGGGCGCGCCGGCCAAGACCCAGGCCACGGTCCGGGAGATCGAGCAGCGGCTGTTCACCGGCAGCTCGATCGGCCAGGGCTACCCCGGCGACGAGGACAACGGCGCCACGTCCACCTGGCAGATCTTCAGCGCGCTCGGCTTCTACCCGCTCCAGACCGGCAGCGGCAACTACGAGATCGGCTCGCCGCTGTTCACCAAGGCGACGATCCACCTCGACAACGGCAAGACCATCACCGTCAACGCCAAGAACAACAGCCGCAGCAACGTCTACGTGCAGTCGCTGAAGGTGAACGGCAAGGCGTACGACAAGGTCTACCTGACGCAGGACCAGCTCGCGAACGGCGCCACGCTCGACTTCACCATGGGATCCAAGCCCTCGAACTGGGGCACCGGCAGCAAGGCCGTCCAGACCTCGCTGACCCCGGCCGGCGGTACCCCGAAGCCGCTCGCGGACACCACCGGCGCGGGCCTCGGCACCGCCTCGGCGGCCGACGGCACCGCCGTCGCCGGCCTGTTCGACAACACCTCCAAGACCGCGGTCACCTTCCCGTCCGCGACGCCGCAGGTCACCTACGCCTACCAGGGCAGCGGCAAGGCGGCCGAGCAGAAGGCCACCTTCTACACCCTGACCTCCGGCAGCACCGCCGCGCAGGACCCGAAGAGCTGGCAGCTCCAGGGCTCCGACGACGGCGGCAAGCACTGGAAGACCGTGGACACCCGGAGCGGCCAGACGTTCGACGACCGCCTCCAGACCCGTCCCTTCGAGATCGCCCACCCCGGCGCCTACTCGTCCTACCGCCTGGTGGTGACCGCGAACAACGGCGGCACGTCCACCACGCTCTCCGAGGTGGAGCTGCTCGCCACCTCCACGGGCACCGGCCACTGA
- a CDS encoding winged helix-turn-helix transcriptional regulator — translation MLDRIGTKWTSMAVKVLAEAHPQEVRFAELRRRMAGVSQKMLSVTLRGMVRDGLVARRVEPTVPPRVHYRLTDLGLSLEGPLSAIRNWAEEHMAEIDHANARADDLPPDA, via the coding sequence CTGCTCGACCGGATCGGCACCAAGTGGACCTCGATGGCCGTGAAGGTGCTCGCGGAGGCGCACCCGCAGGAGGTGCGCTTCGCGGAGCTCCGGCGCCGGATGGCGGGCGTCTCCCAGAAGATGCTGTCGGTCACCCTGCGCGGCATGGTCCGCGACGGCCTGGTCGCCCGCCGGGTGGAGCCCACCGTCCCGCCCCGCGTCCACTACCGCCTCACCGACCTCGGCCTCTCCCTGGAGGGCCCGCTGTCCGCGATCAGGAACTGGGCGGAGGAGCACATGGCCGAGATCGACCACGCCAACGCCCGCGCGGACGACCTCCCCCCGGACGCCTGA
- a CDS encoding GH92 family glycosyl hydrolase, whose translation MAAATALLGLGLGAGTAQAAAAHGAPADPAATVNPLIGSSNAGNTYPGSVVPFGMLAWSPQNSTGNQFSTPAPGGYRYDATTIRGFSLTHLNGVGCSGANGDIPIMPYVGDVDSSPSADTKDATYASTFSHANETASPGYYKVGLDSGASAELTTTARTGTGEFGFPADKPASMLLRTSNSESGSTAADVHVDAATRTVTGSVSAGNFCGPQSANNRHDLYTLYFTAHFDQPFAKVGTWTDGTLSPGSTSASGGTGYNSSGNPAAGKGSGAYVTFAQGTTHVQAKVAISYVSAANAEANLRAENPAKKSFAAVHAEAVAAWNTALRKVQVSGGSDAQTSTFYTALYHSMLEPTLTNDVNGQYLGGDRKVHQLARGQKAQYGTFSGWDQYRAQVQLLTLLQPKVGSDYAQSLFNYATQRGGEWDRWLLENGKTSVMSGDPSDAALAGIYAFGGTDFDVKGALASLVKAATVPTANDSDSAGCNVECVGQRPALDQYEALGYVPADDCSCWGGAAETLEDAAADFGLSQLAGQVGDRADEKEFAQRSGSWTNVFDPDATAQGGWMRNRNSDGSWAGTNFSPATGDGFVEGTSSQYSWMVYSDIAGLAQAMGGDKAAVDRLDAFFHDADGSFDFTADDPTKNDPTNEPDINAAYLYDYFGAPYKTQETVRAETDSLWTDTPGGIPGNDDAGTMSSWYVFSALGMYPQVPSRADLVLSAPVFPHAVIHTGLGRTITVNAPQTSAKNVYVQSLRTNGKSSDQPWVPASFVTKGGTLDYTLGSTPNTKWGSAAKDAPPSFRDGEAPFFGRTTPGSVKAEPGGTADSTLTVSTIQDRGQEVRWSASVPDGITLSPASGRINLKANGTAGAKLSVSVAAGTKSGVYEIPLTLTSSAASHGSTPAPKAWLSVTVGVKGSISWYVNNRGISADDADPAANFDGGGWSYSAKALAAAGVTPGSTVSAGGFDFAWPQVTAGAPDNIQVGGGDQVLDVSKTSAGATRLSLLGSADDGPTSGTATLTYTDGTTQQADIGFSDWTLGGGGDQPSFGNITAVHTAYRDVMGGTTDPVGTDVFATAPITLQAGKQLASVTLPATTTGGDMHVFAVATA comes from the coding sequence CTGGCCGCGGCGACCGCACTCCTCGGACTCGGCCTCGGCGCCGGGACCGCCCAGGCCGCGGCGGCGCACGGCGCGCCCGCCGACCCGGCCGCCACCGTCAACCCGCTGATCGGATCGTCGAACGCGGGCAACACGTATCCCGGCTCCGTGGTGCCCTTCGGCATGCTCGCGTGGAGCCCGCAGAACTCGACGGGCAACCAGTTCTCCACGCCGGCCCCGGGCGGCTACCGCTACGACGCCACCACGATCCGCGGCTTCAGCCTCACCCACCTCAACGGCGTGGGCTGTTCGGGCGCGAACGGCGACATCCCGATCATGCCGTACGTCGGCGACGTCGACTCCTCGCCCAGCGCGGACACCAAGGACGCCACGTACGCGAGCACCTTCAGCCACGCCAACGAGACCGCCTCGCCCGGCTACTACAAGGTCGGCCTGGACAGCGGCGCGAGCGCCGAGCTGACCACCACCGCCCGGACCGGGACCGGGGAGTTCGGCTTCCCGGCCGACAAGCCCGCGAGCATGCTGCTGCGCACCTCCAACTCCGAGAGCGGCAGCACCGCCGCCGACGTCCACGTGGACGCGGCGACCCGGACCGTCACCGGCTCGGTCAGCGCCGGCAACTTCTGCGGCCCGCAGAGCGCGAACAACCGGCACGACCTGTACACCCTGTACTTCACCGCGCACTTCGACCAGCCGTTCGCGAAGGTCGGCACCTGGACCGACGGCACGCTCAGCCCCGGCTCCACCTCGGCCTCCGGCGGCACCGGCTACAACTCCAGTGGCAACCCCGCCGCGGGCAAGGGCTCCGGCGCCTACGTCACCTTCGCCCAGGGCACCACGCACGTGCAGGCCAAGGTGGCGATCTCGTACGTCAGCGCCGCCAACGCCGAGGCGAACCTGCGCGCGGAGAACCCGGCGAAGAAGTCCTTCGCCGCGGTCCACGCGGAGGCCGTCGCCGCCTGGAACACCGCGCTGCGCAAGGTGCAGGTCTCCGGCGGCAGCGACGCCCAGACCAGCACCTTCTACACCGCGCTCTACCACTCGATGCTGGAGCCGACGCTCACCAACGACGTCAACGGGCAGTACCTGGGCGGCGACCGCAAGGTCCACCAGCTCGCCCGCGGCCAGAAGGCGCAGTACGGCACCTTCTCCGGCTGGGACCAGTACCGCGCCCAGGTGCAGTTGCTGACGCTGCTCCAGCCGAAGGTCGGCAGCGACTACGCCCAGTCGCTGTTCAACTACGCCACCCAGCGCGGCGGCGAGTGGGACCGCTGGCTGCTGGAGAACGGCAAGACCAGCGTCATGTCCGGCGACCCCTCGGACGCGGCGCTCGCCGGCATCTACGCCTTCGGGGGTACCGACTTCGACGTCAAGGGCGCCCTCGCCTCGCTGGTGAAGGCCGCCACGGTGCCGACCGCGAACGACTCCGACAGCGCCGGCTGCAACGTCGAGTGCGTCGGCCAGCGCCCCGCACTCGACCAGTACGAGGCGCTCGGCTACGTGCCCGCCGACGACTGCAGTTGCTGGGGCGGCGCCGCCGAGACGCTGGAGGACGCCGCGGCCGACTTCGGCCTGTCGCAGCTCGCCGGCCAGGTCGGCGACCGCGCCGACGAGAAGGAGTTCGCGCAGCGCAGCGGTAGCTGGACCAACGTCTTCGACCCGGACGCCACCGCGCAGGGCGGCTGGATGCGCAACCGCAACTCCGACGGCTCCTGGGCGGGCACCAACTTCAGCCCCGCCACCGGTGACGGCTTCGTGGAGGGCACCAGCTCGCAGTACAGCTGGATGGTGTACTCCGACATCGCCGGGCTGGCCCAGGCGATGGGCGGCGACAAGGCCGCCGTCGACCGCCTCGACGCGTTCTTCCACGACGCCGACGGCAGCTTCGACTTCACCGCCGACGACCCGACCAAGAACGACCCCACCAACGAGCCCGACATCAACGCGGCCTACCTGTACGACTACTTCGGCGCGCCCTACAAGACGCAGGAGACCGTCCGCGCCGAGACCGACTCGCTGTGGACGGACACCCCCGGCGGCATCCCCGGCAACGACGACGCCGGCACCATGTCGTCCTGGTACGTCTTCTCCGCGCTCGGCATGTACCCGCAGGTCCCCAGCCGCGCCGACCTGGTGCTCAGCGCGCCGGTCTTCCCGCACGCCGTGATCCACACCGGGCTGGGCAGGACCATCACGGTCAACGCCCCGCAGACCTCGGCGAAGAACGTCTACGTCCAGAGCCTGCGCACCAACGGCAAGAGCTCCGACCAGCCCTGGGTCCCCGCCTCGTTCGTCACCAAGGGCGGCACCCTGGACTACACCCTCGGCAGCACCCCGAACACCAAGTGGGGCAGCGCCGCGAAGGACGCGCCGCCGTCCTTCCGCGACGGTGAGGCGCCGTTCTTCGGCCGCACCACGCCCGGCTCGGTCAAGGCCGAGCCCGGCGGGACCGCGGACAGCACGCTGACCGTCTCCACCATCCAGGACCGCGGGCAGGAGGTGCGCTGGTCGGCGTCGGTGCCGGACGGCATCACGCTCAGCCCGGCGAGCGGGCGGATCAACCTGAAGGCGAACGGCACCGCCGGCGCGAAGCTGTCGGTCTCGGTCGCCGCGGGCACCAAGTCCGGCGTCTACGAGATCCCGCTCACGCTGACCTCCTCGGCCGCCTCCCACGGCAGCACCCCCGCCCCCAAGGCGTGGCTGTCGGTGACGGTCGGGGTCAAGGGCAGCATCAGCTGGTACGTCAACAACCGCGGCATCTCGGCCGACGACGCCGACCCCGCCGCGAACTTCGACGGCGGCGGCTGGAGCTACTCGGCCAAGGCGCTGGCCGCGGCCGGGGTCACCCCCGGCAGCACCGTCTCCGCCGGCGGGTTCGACTTCGCCTGGCCGCAGGTGACGGCGGGAGCCCCCGACAACATCCAGGTCGGCGGCGGCGACCAGGTGCTGGACGTGTCGAAGACGTCGGCGGGCGCCACCCGGCTCAGCCTGCTGGGCAGCGCCGACGACGGGCCGACCAGCGGCACGGCCACCCTCACCTACACCGACGGCACCACCCAGCAGGCCGACATCGGCTTCAGCGACTGGACCCTCGGCGGGGGCGGTGACCAGCCCTCCTTCGGCAACATCACGGCGGTGCACACCGCGTACCGCGACGTGATGGGCGGCACCACCGACCCGGTGGGCACGGACGTCTTCGCGACCGCGCCCATCACCCTCCAGGCGGGCAAGCAGCTCGCCTCGGTGACGCTGCCGGCCACCACCACGGGCGGCGACATGCACGTCTTCGCGGTGGCCACCGCGTGA